In Aspergillus fumigatus Af293 chromosome 2, whole genome shotgun sequence, a genomic segment contains:
- the ilv3D gene encoding IlvD/Edd family dehydratase: MPCNPQASASCEGCSCDAGANRAPVNIEDCEPELLALRRRTLELEKSLASMTAGAAKVSRAGRKLRSSRWFNCENDPGMMALYIERYLNYGMTKEELMSGKPIIGIAQSGSDLAPCNRHHLELVKRVREGIRAAGGVPFEFPTHPIQESSRRPTAAIDRNLSYLGLVEILHGYFLDGVVLLTGCDKTTPAALMAAATVNIPAICLNVGPMLNGYMKNELAGSGMVVWKGREKYAAGEISREEFIDYVSRGAPSVGHCNTMGTASTMNALAEALGMALPGSAAIPAPYRERGQCAYDTGLQIVEMVHADRKPSDIMTREAFENAIVVNTAIGGSTNAPIHIGAIAKHIGVDLSLDDWDRLGFHIPLLVNMQPAGELLGEEYYRAGGLPAVMAELLDAGKLHADILTCNGRTVKENVQGKHTWDRRMIRAYDDPLMKDAGFLHLKGTLFNSAIMKTCVISTEFRQKFLENPDDPNAFEGAVIVFDGPEDYHHRLEDPNTPIDDRTILIMRGAGPLGYPGAAEVVNMHPPGRLLRQGVHSLPCIGDGRQSGTSGSPSILNASPEAAAGGNLALLRDGDRLRVDLNKRHVDILVPAEELEKRKKALEANGGYGVPESQTPWQDLFRREVAQLSEGMVLREAVKYQRLAQRFEEPRHNH; this comes from the exons ATGCCGTGCAATCCACAGGCTTCTGCCTCATGTGAAGGCTGCTCTTGCGATGCCGGTGCGAACCGCGCGCCGGTGAACATTGAAGACTGCGAGCCCGAACTGCTCGCTCTGCGAAGGCGCACTCTTGAGCTGGAGAAGTCGCTGGCATCCATGACGGCTGGCGCTGCGAAGGTGTCGAGGGCTGGTCGCAAGCTGCGGTCCTCCAGATGGTTCAACTGCGAGAACGACCCTGGCATGATGGCGCTCTATATCGAGCGGTATCTGAACTACGgcatgaccaaggaggagctcaTGTCGGGGAAGCCGATCATCGGAATTGCGCAGTCCGGCTCGGATTTGGCGCCGTGTAATCGCCACCATCTCGAGCTGGTGAAGCGGGTGCGCGAAGGCATCAGGGCAGCTGGCGGGGTTCCCTTTGAGTTTCCAACGCATCCGATACAGGAGAGCTCCAGGCGGCCCACTGCGGCTATCGATCGCAATCTGTCGTACCTAGGCTTGGTCGAGATTCTCCATGGGTATTTTCTGGATGGGGTTGTGCTACTGACTGGCTGCGATAAGACGACCCCGGCGGCTCTAATGGCTGCCGCTACGGTT AACATTCCCGCAATATGCCTTAATGTCGGTCCCATGCTCAATGGCTATATGAAGAACGAGCTCGCCGGCTCAGGTATGGTGGTATGGAAAGGCAGAGAAAAGTATGCCGCTGGCGAGATCAGTAGAGAGGAGTTCATCGATTACGTGTCCCGAGG AGCACCATCCGTAGGACACTGCAACACAATGGGAACCGCCTCGACTATGAACGCACTTGCCGAGGCCCTGGGGATGGCCTTGCCCGGGTCCGCGGCCATTCCCGCCCCATACCGCGAACGAGGACAATGCGCCTATGACACAGGCTTACAGATCGTTGAGATGGTGCATGCCGATCGTAAACCCAGCGATATCATGACTCGTGAGGCCTTTGAAAATGCCATCGTCGTGAACACCGCCATCGGTGGCAGCACCAACGCTCCAATCCATATTGGCGCTATCGCGAAACATATCGGGGTGGATCTTTCGCTAGATGACTGGGATCGACTGGGATTCCACATCCCCCTATTGGTGAACATGCAGCCAGCAGGAGAGCTATTGGGCGAAGAATACTACCGCGCCGGCGGCTTGCCAGCTGTCATGGCTGAGCTGCTCGACGCGGGGAAACTGCACGCCGACATCTTAACGTGCAACGGCCGCACCGTGAAGGAAAACGTCCAAGGAAAGCACACGTGGGACCGCCGCATGATCAGAGCCTACGACGACCCGCTCATGAAAGACGCCGGCTTCTTGCATCTCAAGGGTACCTTGTTCAACTCCGCCATCATGAAAACATGCGTGATATCTACGGAGTTCAGGCAGAAATTCCTTGAAAACCCGGACGATCCGAACGCGTTCGAAGGCGCGGTAATTGTGTTTGACGGGCCGGAGGATTACCACCATCGTCTGGAAGATCCCAATACACCCATCGACGACAGGACTATCCTCATCATGCGTGGTGCTGGACCCCTGGGGTATCCGGGCGCGGCAGAAGTTGTCAATATGCATCCTCCTGGACGCCTTCTACGACAGGGTGTCCATTCGCTTCCGTGTATCGGCGATGGTCGACAGTCTGGCACATCTGGCTCGCCGTCGATCCTCAATGCCTCCCCCGAAGCCGCGGCTGGTGGCAATCTGGCGCTTCTTCGAGACGGAGACAGACTCCGTGTCGATCTTAACAAACGGCACGTCGACATCCTAGTGCCCgcggaggaactggagaaacGAAAGAAGGCGCTGGAGGCCAATGGCGGTTACGGTGTTCCTGAGAGTCAGACTCCCTGGCAGGATCTATTCAGAAGGGAAGTGGCGCAACTGAGTGAGGGGATGGTCCTCCGTGAGGCAGTCAAGTATCAAAGACTAGCCCAACGATTCGAGGAGCCTAGACACAATCACTGA
- a CDS encoding MFS transporter, with protein MAPTMCAPGISGISADLDITSSAVSTLAITLYVLGLAIGPMFMSPVSEVYGRVPVYHAANIIFVAMIIGSALSWNLAQFLVFRFISGCAGGTPMALGGGTIADITTIEQRAVAMAFFSMGPLAGPVLGPVIGGFLAASKGWRWTFWLLAILGGFCSVSAFVIMSETHPKVILERKTASLRADNGNHHLRSKLAGNPLSPHQVVVQVLIRPTVLLFRSPILFVISLYVALVFGVMYLLFTTFTSVFEGQYGFSTSVSGLVYLGPGFSLVASMLIFNILNNHLQSAQSKADGVQQHRPENRLLPMIWFSPLVSLGLFIYGWTAYYKVHWMVPIIGTAFMGFGAFFVMMPAQLYLIDVFGSQAAASALGANNLLRHIFSTFLPLAGPSMYEALNYGWGNTLLGFLALAFVPGPLLFYRYGEHLRARTSVTL; from the exons ATGGCTCCGACAATGTGCGCACCTGGAATTAGTGGTATCTCTGCAGACTTGGACATTACTTCCAGCGCCGTCAGTACCCTTGCTATTACTCTGTACGTGCTTGGATTGGCTATTGGGCCCATGTTCATGTCTCCCGTCAGCGAGGTGTACGGACGCGTGCCCGTATACCATGCTGCCAATATTATTTTCGTCGCCATGATTATTGGTAGTGCGCTGAGCTGGAATCTTGCTCAATTCCTAGTCTTCCGATTCATATCGGGCTGTGCTGGCGGCACCCCAATGGCTCTAGGCGGAGGGACTATTGCAGACATCACCACTATAGAGCAAAGAGCAGTTGCGATGGCGTTTTTTAGCATGGGGCCACTTGCAGGACCG GTCCTTGGTCCTGTTATCGGAGGCTTCCTCGCTGCAAGCAAAGGCTGGCGCTGGACTTTCTGGTTGCTAGCCATCTTGGGGGGATTCTGTAGTGTTTCGGCTTTTGTTATTATGAGTGAAACACATCCCAAGGTCATCCTAGAGCGCAAAACTGCCAGTCTCCGCGCTGACAACGGAAACCATCATCTTCGCTCTAAGCTTGCCGGAAACCCTCTCTCCCCACATCAGGTTGTCGTCCAGGTACTTATTCGACCTACTGTGCTCCTGTTTCGGTCGCCTATCCTCTTTGTCATATCCCTTTACGTGGCCTTGGTATTTGGAGTGATGTACCTGCTGTTTACCACATTCACCAGCGTATTCGAGGGCCAGTACGGATTCAGCACTTCCGTGTCCGGGCTGGTGTACCTCGGTCCGGGGTTCTCCCTTGTCGCCAGCATGCTCATATTCAACATCCTGAATAATCACCTTCAGTCAGCGCAATCGAAGGCCGATGGGGTGCAACAGCACCGGCCAGAGAATCGGCTACTTCCTATGATCTGGTTCAGTCCGCTTGTTagcctcggcctcttcatATACGGTTGGACTGCTTACTATAAGGTCCATTGGATGGTACCCATCATCGGTACTGCTTTTATGGGCTTTGGAGCCTTTTTCGTTATG ATGCCCGCGCAACTCTATCTGATCGACGTATTTGGTTCCCAGGCTGCTGCCTCTGCGCTTGGCGCCAATAATCTCTTGCGTCACATTTTCAGTACCTTTCTGCCGCTGGCGGGGCCAAGCATGTACGAGGCTTTGAACTACGGCTGGGGAAATACCCTGCTCGGATTCCTTGCTCTTGCGTTTGTCCCCGGACCTCTTCTCTTCTACAGATATGGCGAACATCTTCGTGCTAGAACATCTGTCACACTTTGA
- a CDS encoding putative transcription factor, with translation MTPITVGTAMSRTNSRRYSLSSSFGTPQETGLAMSRPLPNPSRRRNKPQLSCNSCRRRKSKCDRQKPCSFCSARGQVCTYAENHPTTGSPKPSSTAVPTLHDRLVQLERLVTSMMPKSSNEKPNASSSAEVCMPPVPSRITPAETMPINTPVDGRSESGSMRITESELRYVGGEHWVAILDGIADLKDHLDREEQLRLAQSSDRVENEHGVGNSSEPFARTRSNGAFLLYGCRRATSRDEILSALPPKNAVDRYISRYFNYLDLVSSSAVHGPSFLREYEAFWADPSDVPILWVGLLFGMICLACLASDPPDGTEVEQQSLQVNLYREKIVQCLVMGEYTKCGPYALETVINYVYVEFCISVDADKDIWFLLALEVNLARRMGYHRDPCHFPGISPFRGEMRRRLWATVLMSDILISNQMGMPRMISDWQYDTAEPRNLNDADFDEDTVELPQSRPETEHTTALGIIARRRMLKALGMIADLTSAVQPCSYAEVMRVDKLFHEAAASIPPPLQMKPMAASVTDSPQVIMARLFIRHMFYKGQVMLHRRFLYMRSPSQNEDIYEYSRKACLDASLEALAIQHILDEETCPGGQLHTMRWRVTSIMNHQFLTATMILCSLLYHEQTLQREDEIRGALQRARTVWMRRSSTSKEAKKATEAINIVLSRTGKDQEGDGRPKEDASKEVGDLSAQRSHPMMQDTFFGISFGGEKGLLDSNGFYEPDSFIVPEFLGTFLPPDLQGQDLNFNVNSPKLFSDDLMTANWPGS, from the exons ATGACCCCAATTACAGTTGGGACAGCCATGTCAAGGACAAATTCACGACGTTACTCACTATCATCGTCATTTGGAACACCTCAAGAGACTGGTTTGGCTATGTCACGGCCGCTTCCAAATCCCAGTCGACGTCGAAATAAGCCTCAGCTATCTTGCAACTCATGTCGACGTCGAAA ATCAAAGTGTGACCGTCAAAAGCCTTGCTCGTTTTGCTCGGCTCGCGGTCAAGTATGTACATACGCTGAAAATCATCCAACGACGGGCTCGCCAAAGCCGTCTTCAACTGCTGTGCCTACTCTCCATGACCGGCTTGTACAGTTGGAGCGCTTGGTTACATCCATGATGCCCAAGTCCTCGAATGAGAAACCCAATGCTAGTTCGTCTGCTGAGGTGTGTATGCCACCAGTGCCCTCAAGGATCACTCCGGCAGAAACTATGCCGATAAATACACCAGTTGATGGACGATCTGAGAGTGGGAGCATGCGAATTACTGAATCAGAGCTTCGTTACGTTGGAGGCGAACACTGGGTTGCCATATTGGACGGTATCGCCGACCTGAAAGACCACTTGGACCGCGAAGAACAGCTGCGGCTAGCTCAGAGTTCCGACCGGGTTGAGAACGAGCATGGGGTCGGCAATAGCAGTGAACCATTTGCAAGGACCCGGTCTAATGGTGCATTTCTGCTGTATGGATGCCGCCGCGCGACGTCACGCGATGAAATACTCTCGGCATTGCCACCAAAAAACGCTGTCGATCGGTACATCTCTCGCTACTTCAACTATTTAGATCTTGTGTCGTCTT CTGCGGTTCACGGGCCGAGCTTTCTGCGCGAG TACGAGGCATTCTGGGCCGATCCGTCCGATGTCCCAATCCTATGGGTCGGACTACTTTTCGGTATGATCTGCCTTGCCTGTCTAGCATCTGATCCGCCCGATGGAACCGAGGTCGAGCAACAGTCTCTCCAGGTGAATCTGTACCGCGAGAAAATTGTGCAATGTTTAGTCATGGGCGAATATACCAAGTGCGGCCCGTACGCCTTGGAAACTGTCATCAACTATGTCTATGTGGAATTCTGCATCTCTGTCGACGCCGACAAGGACATCTGGTTTCTGCTCGCTTTGGAAGTCAACCTCGCCCGGCGTATGGGTTACCACCGTGACCCATGCCACTTCCCCGGCATTTCCCCTTTCCGAGGTGAGATGCGCCGGCGGCTATGGGCCACGGTACTAATGAGTGAtattctcatctccaaccagATGGGGATGCCACGGATGATCTCCGACTGGCAGTACGATACTGCTGAACCGCGGAATCTCAACGATGCAGATTTCGACGAGGATACCGTAGAGTTACCTCAATCGCGACCCGAAACTGAGCACACCACGGCCCTGGGTATCATCGCGCGCAGGCGCATGTTGAAGGCGCTGGGCATGATCGCGGACCTCACGAGCGCAGTGCAGCCCTGCAGCTACGCAGAAGTGATGCGAGTAGACAAGCTCTTCCATGAAGCGGCCGCGAGTATTCCGCCGCCACTGCAGATGAAGCCCATGGCAGCTAGCGTGACGGACTCTCCACAGGTCATTATGGCCAGGCTGTTCATCAGGCATATGTTTTACAAAGGACAGGTCATGCTGCACCGGCGGTTTCTTTACATGCGGTCCCCATCTCAGAATGAGGATATTTATGAGTATTCCCGCAAGGCGTGTCTCGATGCCTCGCTGGAAGCTCTTGCGATTCAACACATACTCGACGAGGAAACCTGCCCCGGAGGCCAGCTACACACGATGCGCTGGCGAGTCACCTCTATAATGAACCACCAATTTCTCACGGCCACCATGATCCTGTGCTCGTTATTGTATCACGAACAGACACTGCAGCGGGAAGATGAGATCCGCGGTGCGCTGCAGAGGGCGAGGACAGTATGGATGCGCAGGTCCTCGACTTCTAAAGAAGCAAAGAAAGCCACTGAAGCCATCAATATCGTGCTTTCCAGAACTGGAAAAGATCAAGAAGGGGATGGTCGGCCTAAAGAAGACGCCAGCAAAGAGGTTGGGGATCTAAGCGCTCAAAGGAGTCATCCAATGATGCAGGACACATTTTTCGGCATTAGTTTTGGCGGCGAGAAAGGGCTACTGGATAGTAATGGTTTCTATGAGC CTGACTCATTCATCGTGCCTGAATTTCTGGGTACTTTCCTGCCACCTGATCTGCAGGGCCAAGATCTCAACTTCAACGTCAACAGTCCTAAACTATTCTCGGACGACTTAATGACTGCGAATTGGCCCGGGTCATGA